The genomic stretch CACTCTAAATTGTTTTTTTGATGTTACCAAAAGCGCGTTCCTTTGCTATTATGAGCGATATCGAACATTTATGAGCTTTAACGAAAGTGCATGAGGGTGTTATGGAAACCAAAGATCTGATTGTGATAGGCGGTGGCATCAACGGTGCCGGTATTGCGGTCGACGCCGCAGGACGCGGTTTATCCGTACTGATGCTGGAAGCTAACGATCTCGCCTGCGCGACGTCGTCCGCCAGCTCCAAACTGATTCACGGTGGCCTGCGCTACCTGGAACACTACGAATTCCGCCTGGTCAGTGAAGCACTGGCCGAACGTGAAGTGCTGCTGAAAATGGCGCCGCATCTGGCGATTCCGATGCGCTTCCGCCTGCCCCATCGCCCGCATCTGCGTCCGGCGTGGATGATCCGAATCGGTCTGTTTATGTACGATCATCTGGGTAAACGCACCAGCCTCCCGGGTTCGAAAGGTTTGCGTTTTGGCTCAGAATCGGTCCTTAAGCCTGAAATCGTGCGCGGTTTCGAATATTCCGACTGCTGGGTGGACGATGCGCGTCTGGTGCTGGCGAATGCCCAGATGGTTGAGAAGAAAGGCGGCGAGGTGAAAACCCGCACCCGCGCGACCTCTGCCCGTCGTGAAAACGGCCTGTGGATTGTGGAAGCGGAAGACATCGATACCGGCGAGAAATTCAGCTGGAAAGCGCGCGGACTGGTGAACGCTACCGGTCCGTGGGTGAAGCAGTTCTTCGACGACGGCATGCATCTGCCTTCGCCGTACGGCATTCGCCTGATCAAGGGCAGCCACATTGTGGTGCCGCGCGTGCATACCCAGAAGCAGGCCTACATTCTGCAGAACGAAGACAAGCGCATCGTGTTTGTGATCCCGTGGATGGACGAATTCTCGATCATCGGCACCACCGACGTGGAGTACAAAGGCGATCCGAAGAACGTCGAGATTGACGAGAGCGAAGTGAGCTACCTGCTCAACGTGTATAACGCGCACTTTAAGAAACAGCTGTCGCGCGACGACGTGGTCTGGACCTACTCCGGCGTGCGTCCGCTGTGCGATGACGAGTCTGATTCACCGCAGGCGATTACCCGCGACTATACGCTCGATATTCATGACGTTGACGGCCAGGCGCCGCTGCTGTCCGTGTTTGGCGGCAAGCTGACCACCTACCGCAAGCTGGCCGAGCACGCGCTGGAAAAACTGGCGCCGTACTATAAAGGCATTGGCCCGGCATGGACCAAAGGCGCGGTACTGCCCGGGGGTGATATCGGCGACAATCGCGATGATTACGCCGCGAAGCTGCGCCGTCGCTTCCCGTTCATCACCGAAGGGATGGCGCGCCACTATGCCCGCACCTACGGCAGCAATACCGAACTGTTCCTGGCCGACGCGAAGGACATTGCGGATCTGGGCGAGCATTTCGGCCACGAGCTGTACGAAGCCGAGCTGCGCTACCTGGTTGAGCACGAGTGGGTTCGTCGTCTGGATGATGCTATCTGGCGTCGTACCAAAGAAGGGATGTGGCTCAACGCCGAGCAGCAGTCTCGCGTGGCGCAGTGGTTACTGCAAAATGCGGGGAAGCGTGAGCTGTCGCTGGCGTCGTAATACGATCGGTGCGGGCTGATGCCCTCACCCTGCCCCTCTCCCACAGCAAGAGGGAACAAACGCTAAAAACGGCAACCGGGGTTGCCGTTTTGCTTTTACAACCTCACCGGATCAATATGCCAGATCGTCTCGGCATACTCCTTGATGGTCCTGTCAGACGAGAAATACCCCATATTGGCGATGTTATGCATCGCGACACTGGTCCACTTCTCCTGCTGACGATACAGTTCGTCCACCCTGTCCTGACAATCCACGTAGCTGCGATAATCCGCCAGCACCTGGTAGTGATCGCCAAAGTTAATCAGCGAATCCACCAGATCGCGATAGCGGCTCGGTTCATCCGGGCTAAACACGCCGGTCGCGATCTGCGTCAACACCTGACGTAACTCTTCATCCTCTTCGTAATATTGACGCGGCGAGTAGCCTTTCCTGCGCAGCGCCTCCACCTCTTCCGTCGTGTTACCGAAGATGAAGATATTTTCTTCGCCCACGTGCTCCAGCATCTCGACGTTCGCCCCGTCAAGCGTACCGATGGTCAGCGCGCCGTTGAGGGCAAACTTCATGTTACTGGTGCCGGAGGCTTCCGTACCCGCCGTAGAAATCTGCTCAGAGAGATCCGCCGCCGGGATGATCATCTGCGCCAGGCTCACGCTGTAGTTCGGAATGAACACCACCTTCAGCTTGTCGCCAATGTCCGGATCCTGGTTGACCACCTTCGCCACGTCGTTAATGAGATGAATAATGTGCTTCGCCATGTAGTAGGCGGAAGCCGCCTTACCGGCGAAGATCTTCACGCGCGGCACCCATTCGGCCGTTGGATCGGCCTTAATGCGGTTGTAATGGGTGATCACGTGCAGCACGTTCATCAGCTGACGCTTGTATTCGTGGATGCGTTTGATCTGAACGTCGAACAGCGCTTTCGGGTTTGCCACCACGTTGAGGTGCATCGCCAGCCAGACCGCCAGACGCTTTTTGTTCAGCAGCTTGGCTTCGCGCACGGCTTTGTTCACCGTCGGGAAATCAATATGCTGTTCCAGCTCGCTCAGCTGGCTCAAGTCGGTACGCCAGGTACGGCCGATATTCTCGTCCAGCACCTCAGAGAGCGGCTGGTTGGCCAGCGCCAGCCAGCGGCGCGGCGTGACGCCGTTAGTCACGTTGCAGAACCGCGTCGGGAAGATTTTCGCGAAGTCTGCAAAAAGCGACTGCACCATCAGGTTCGAGTGGAGCTCGGACACGCCGTTGACCTTGTGGCTGATGACGACCGCCAGCCAGGCCATACGCACGCGGCGCCCGTTCGACTCATCAATGATGGAAGCGCGGCTCAGCAGCCCGGTATCGTTCGGGTACTGCTCCTGCAGGGTCTTAAGGAAGTAGTCGTTGATCTCAAAGATAATCTGCAGATGGCGCGGCAGAATTTTGCCGAGCATGTCCACCGGCCACGTTTCCAGCGCTTCGCTCATCAGCGTGTGGTTGGTGTATGAGAATACCTGACAGGTCACTTCAAACGCGTCATCCCAGCTGAACTTATGCTCGTCGATCAGCAGGCGCATTAGCTCCGGAATAGAGAGCACCGGGTGGGTGTCGTTAAGGTGGATCGCGGTTTTCTCCGCCAGGTTGGCGTAGGTTTTGTGCAGCTGATGATGGCGGCTGAGGATATCCTGAATCGTCGAGGAGACGAGGAAATACTCCTGGCGCAGGCGCAGCTCGCGGCCGGAGTAGGTCGAGTCATCCGGGTACAGCACGCGGGACACGTTCTCGGAGTGGTTTTTGTCTTCCACCGCCGCAAAGTAGTCACCCTGGTTGAATTTACCGAGGTTAATTTCGCTACTGGCCTGGGCGCTCCACAGGCGCAGCGTGTTGGTGGCATCGGTGTCGTAGCCGGGGATAATCTGGTCGTAGGCCACGGCCAGGATCTCTTCCGTTTCTACCCAGCGGGATTTTTTCCCTTCCTGCTGAATACGTCCGCCAAAGCGCACCTTGTAGCGCGTATTGTGGCGCTTAAACTCCCACGGGTTGCCGTACTCCAGCCAGTAGTCCGGGGACTCTTTCTGACGCCCGTCGACGATGTTCTGCTTGAACATGCCGTAGTCGTAGCGAATACCGTAGCCGCGGCCCGGCAGCGCCAGCGTCGCCAGCGAGTCGAGGAAGCAGGCGGCGAGACGCCCCAGACCGCCGTTGCCGAGGCCCGGGTCGTTCTCTTCGTCTATCAGCTCTTCTAAATCTAACCCCATCTCTTCCAGGGCGGTTTTGACGTCGTCATAAATACCGAGCGACAGCAGCGCGTTGGACAGCGTGCGGCCAATCAAAAATTCCATCGACAGGTAGTAAACCTGACGCGTTTCCTGCGAGAGCTGGGCGCGGTTTGAGCGCAGCCAGCGTTCCACTAAACGGTCACGCACCGCAAACAGGGTGGCGTTCAGCCACTCGTGCTTGTTGGCGATAACCGGATCTTTCCCGATGGTGAACATCAGCTTGTAGGCGATGGAGTGCTTTAACGCCTCAACGCTGAGCGTGGGTGAAGAGTAGCTAAATGGAGCGTTCATATCAGTAACTTCGCCTCGTTACATCAAGCGTTGATAGAGATCGCGGTATGACTGCGCCGCGACGTGCCAGCTAAAGTCCATGGACATCGCCTGACGCTGAACGTAACGCCAGAGCGATGGACGGGACCACAAGACGAAAGCACGCCGAATCGCCCGAAGCAGCGACCAGGCATTACTGTCCTCAAAGACAAACCCGCTGGCGATACCGTCCGCCAGGTTTTCCAGAGAGCTATCGGATACGGTATCCGCCAGTCCGCCCGTGCGGCGCACCAGCGGCAGCGTGCCGTATTTCAGGCCGTAAAGCTGCGTCAGGCCGCAGGGTTCGAAACGGCTCGGCACCAGGATGACGTCCGCGCCGCCCATGATGCGGTGCGAGAACGCTTCGTGGTAGCCAATCTGCACGCCCACCTGTCCCGGATGTTCCGCGGCGGCGGCAAGGAAACCTTCCTGCAGCACCGGGTCGCCCGCGCCGAGCAGCGCCAGCTGTCCGCCCTGCTCCAGTAAACCGGGCAGCGCCTCCAGCACCAGATCCAGCCCTTTCTGGCTGGTCAGGCGGCTGACCACCGCGAACAGCGGCACTTTGTCGTTAACCTTCAGGCCCATTGCAATCTGCAGCTGGCGTTTGTTTTCCGCTTTATCTTCCACGGAATCACGGCCGTAGCGCGCCGCCAGCAGGAGATCGGTTTCCGGGCTCCAGATCTGTTCATCCACGCCGTTCAGAATGCCCGACAGGCGACCTTCGCGGTGGCGCTGTTGCAGCAACCCTTCCATGCCGTAGCCAAACTCCGGCTGGGTGATCTCACGTGCGTAGGTTGGGCTCACGGCGGTAATATGATCGGCGTAATAGAGCCCGGCTTTGAGGAACGAGATCTGCCCGTTAAATTCCAGTCCGTGCATGTTATAGAACGATAATGGCAGATCGATTTCACTCATGTGATGGGCATAGTACATCCCCTGATACGCCAGGTTATGCACGGTAAAGACCGATTTCGCCGGGTGGCCGCGCGCGGCGAGATACGCCGGGGCAAGCCCGGCGTGCCAGTCGTGCGCGTGCACCACATCCGGACGCCAGAACGGATCCAACCCCGTCGCCATTTCTGCTCCAACCCAGCCGAGCAGCGCAAAGCGCAGCACGTTGTCGGTATAGGCGAACAGGTTCGTATCGTGATACGGGCTGCCCGGTCGATCGTATAAGTGCGGCGCGTCGATCAGGTAAATCCCTACGCCATTGTAATGTCCAAACAGCAGGGTAATGCGTCCGGCAAAGGTCTCACGGCGGGTCACCACTTTTGCATCAGGTATACCGCGCCGGATATCCGGAAAGGCGGGCAGCAGGACTCGGGTATCCACGCCTCCGGCGATTTGCGCTGCCGGTAATGCACCCAGAACATCTGCCAGACCGCCCGTTTTTAATAACGGGAACATCTCAGAACATACATGTAAAACCTGCATCATCGCTCCTGTTTGATCTGCAGCTTCCGCAACATTTCCCGTGTGACTAACACGATCCCCTCTTCCGAACGATAGAAACGACGCGCGTCTTCTTCCGCGTTTTCACCAATCACCATCCCTTCTGGAATGACGCAGGCACGATCGATAACGCAGCGGCGCAGACGGCACGAGCGCCCTACCCAGACATCAGGCAGTAAGACTGCCGAATCGATATTACAGAATGAATTTATCCGCACGCGGGGGAACAGCACCGACTGCACCACCACCGAGCCTGAAATAATGCACCCGCCGGACACCAGCGAGTTCAGCGTCATGCCGTGGCTGCCGGAGCGGTCCTGAACAAATTTGGCCGGCGGCAGCGACTCCATATGGGTACGAATCGGCCAGTTCTGGTCGTACATATCCAGCTCAGGCGTGACCGACGCCAGGTCGAGGTTCGCTTTCCAGTACGCTTCCAGGGTTCCCACATCGCGCCAGTAGGGTTCCGCATTCGGGTCGGACTGCACGCAGGACAGCGGGAAAGGATGTGCATACGCCATGCCAGCTTTCGTGATTTTCGGAATGATGTCTTTACCGAAGTCGTGGCTGGAGTTTTCGTCTTTGTCGTCTTCTTCCAGCAGCTCATAAAGATAATCTGCATCAAAGACATAAATCCCCATGCTGGCGAGCGATTTGGTGTCATCGCCGGGCATAGTTGGCGGGTTCGCCGGCTTTTCAACAAAGTCGATAATTTTGTCGTCCGCATCCACGTGCATGACGCCAAAGGCCGTCGCTTCAGCAACGGGCACAGGCAGACACGCCACGGTGCAGCGCGCCCCTTTTTCGACGTGGTCGATGAGCATGTGGGAGTAATCTTGCTTGTAGATGTGGTCCCCGGCGAGGATCACGATGTATTCCGCGCTGTAGCGACGAATGATGTCGAGGTTCTGCGTCACCGCATCCGCCGTGCCGCGGTACCAGTTCTCGCCGTGGACGCGCTGCTGAGCAGGAAGGAGATCGACAAACTCGTTCATCTCTTCGCTGAAGAATGACCAGCCGCGCTGGATATGCTGAACCAGCGTGTGCGACTGATACTGCGTAATGACGCCGATACGGCGAATGCCCGAGTTAAGGCAGTTGGAGAGCGCAAAGTCGATGATGCGGAACTTACCACCAAAGTGAACAGCCGGTTTGGCGCGCTTGATGGTCAAATCTTTCAGACGGGTACCACGCCCACCCGCAAGTATCAGGGCAACCGTTTTTAATGGTAGCTGGCGTGCCAACATTAAGGGATCGTTCTTCTCTAATCTAACCATGACTAACTCCTTTTTTATCATCTTTGGAATACGCACACTCCGTGCGCAGGCCCGTGCCAGACAGCCATTACTACCGGATTATCCGCTCCGGCAAAGGGGGGAACAGCTCGCCATTCCCCTTCAGGTAAAACAATCTCTGCGACGTCATCCGTCGCGTTCAGCGTGATCAGCCACTTATCCGAGAGCAGGATTTGCAGGCGTGGTACGCCGTGTTGCCACTCTTGCGCGCTTAACGGTTGCGCGTCTTTATTCAGCCAGCGAACGTTGCCGTCACCCTCTTCCCACCAGCGGTCGGCGGTCAGCGCGGGGATCTGCTGGCGAAGATGGATCAGCGCAGCGGTAAAATGAATCAGCCCGCTGTTGGCTTCACCCCAGTCGAGCCAGGTTAAGGTGTTGTCCTGGCAATACGCATTGTTGTTACCGTGCTGGCTATGGCCGTGTTCATCGCCTGCCAGCAGCATCGGCGTGCCCTGCGACAATAAAAGCGTTGTCAGCAGCGCGTGAACGCTGGCGCGTCGCCGCTCGATGACGTCCAGGCTTCCGCCTAACCCTTCTATACCATGATTAAAGCTATGGTTATTGTTAGTACCATCGCGATTCTCTTCGCCGTTTGCCTCATTGTGTTTCTGATTGAAACAAACGCAGTCCCTGAGCGTAAAACCGTCGTGCGCCGTCAACAGATTGACGGTGGCCGACGGGCGTTTGCCGTCGCGCTTAAAGAGATCGCTCGACGCGGCAAAGCGTCCGGCAAATTCCCCCAGCGACAGATTGCGTTCCAGCCAGAAGCGTCGTACGGCGTCGCGGTAGTGATCGTTCCACTCGGCAAACAGCGGCGGGAAATTCCCGACCTGATAACCGCCTTCGCCGATGTCCCACGGCTCGGCAATGAGCTTCACCTGCGAGAGCACCGGACAATTTTTTATCGCCTCAAACAGCGGAGCCTGCTGGCTGAACGCTGGCGTACGCCCCATCACGGGCGCCAGGTCGAAACGAAAACCGTCGACGTGGAACGTCTCCACCCAGTATTTCAGGCATTCATACGCAAAATGCGTGACCGCCGGATGGCTGAGGTTGAGCGTGTTACCGCAGCCGGTCCAGTTCTCATAATCGCCATCCTGCCTGATCCAATAATAGCTACGGTTATCAATTCCGCGCATGGAGAGCGTCGGACCGTCGAGATCGCTTTCGGTGCTGTGGTTCAGCACCACGTCCAGAATGACCTCGATCCCCGCCGCGTGGAGCGCCTTCACCGCATCGCGGAACTCGTCCCGCGCCTTTTCCGGATGGACGGCATAGCGCGGTTCGAGCGCGAACATCGCCAGCGGGTTGTAGCCCCAGTAGTTGCTGAGCCCCAGCCGCTGCAGACGCGGCTCGCTGGCAAAATGCGCAACGGGAAGCAGTTCCAGAGCGGTGATGCCGAGGTGTTTCAGGTAGGCGATCATGGTGGGATGCCCGAGCGCCTTATAGGTGCCGCGCATCTCTTTGGGGATCGACGGGTGCAGGTACGTCAGCCCTTTGACGTGGGCTTCATAAATGACGGTATTGCCCCACGGCGTCTGCGGCGGGGCATCGTCTTCCCAGTCATAAAGATCGTTTACCACCACGCTTTTTGGCGCGACGGGCGCGCTGTCGCGGTGGTCGGGCTCGCCGTAGCCCACGTGGAACAGCGGGTCGTCTATAAATTCGCCGTCCACGCGGTGCGCGCACGGGTCAATTAACAGCTTCGCCGGGTTAAACCAGTGCCCCTGCGCTGGCTCCCACGGGCCGTGAACGCGAAAGCCGTAGTGCATGCCTGGCCGTCCCCCGGCCAGGTAGCCGTGCCAGGTATCCCCCGTGCGCGCGGGTAAATCGTAACGGTGCTCGTTACCTTCCCCATCAAACACGCACAGTTCTACCCGCTCAGCGTGAGCGGAAAAGAGGGTGAAATTGACACCCTTTCCGTCAAAACGCGCGCCGAGCGGTTCGGGTTTACCTGCCGTAAGCTGCGTCATTCGCCCTCCCGCATCAGCCAGATGGTGCCAAGCGGCGGCAGCGTCAGGCTCAGGGAGTTGGGTCGCCCGTGGCTTTCGATGGCGTCGCTCTGTACCAGCCCGCCGTTACCGGCGTTGCTGCCGTGGTAGTGCATGGAGTCGGTATTCAGGATCTCGCGCCATTTGCCCGGCTGGTTAATGCCGAAGCGGTAGTGTTCCCGCGGCACCGGCGTGAAGTTGCTGGCGACGATGATTTCGTTACCCGCCTTGTCACGACGCACAAAGACAAACACCGAGCGCTCGTGGTCGTCCACAACCAGCCACTCAAAGCCGTACGGATCGAAGTCGAGCTCGTGCAGCGCTTTGTGGTGGCGGTAGGTCAGGTTCAGGTCGCGCACCAGACGCTGCACCCCGTGGTGCCAGTTGTCGCCGCCTTCCAGCAGGTGCCAGTCGAGGCTGGCGTCGTGGTTCCACTCGCGGCCCTGGGCGAACTCATTGCCCATAAACAGCAGTTTTTTGCCCGGGAAGGCAAACATCCAGCCGTAGTAGGCGCGCAGGTTGGCAAATTTCTGCCACGCGTCGCCCGGCATGCGGTCGAGAATCGATTTTTTGCCGTGCACCACTTCATCGTGCGACAGCGGCAGCATGAAGTTTTCGGTGTAGTTGTAGAGCATCCCGAACGTCAGCTTATCGTGATGATACTTGCGGTGAACCGGATCCAGCTTCATGTAGTCGAGCGTGTCGTGCATCCAGCCCAGGTTCCACTTATACCAGAACCCCAGGCCGCCTGATGACGGCGGACGGGAGACGCCTGCAAAGTCGGTCGACTCTTCCGCCATGGTCACGGCACCGTCCACCTGTTCGCCGATAATGCGGTTGGTATTGCGCAGGAATTCAATCGCTTCCAGGTTTTCACGGCCGCCAAACTCGTTCGGGATCCACTCGCCCTCTTTGCGGCTGTAGTCGCGGTAGATCATCGACGCCACCGCATCGACGCGCAGGGCGTCAATGCCAAACCGCTCGATCCAGTACAGGGCATTCCCGACCAGATAGTTTGCAACCTCACGGCGACCGTAGTTGTAGATCAGCGTGTTCCAGTCCTGGTGATAGCCTTCGCGCGGGTCGCTGTGCTCGAACAGCTTCGTGCCGTCAAACTCTGCCAGCGCAAAGTCATCCGACGGGAAATGGCCCGGCACCCAATCGAGGATGACGTTCAGCCCGGCGGCGTGCGCGGCATCAATGAAATAGCGGAAGTCATCGCGCGTGCCGAAGCGGCGCGTTGGCGCATACAG from Enterobacter dykesii encodes the following:
- the glpD gene encoding glycerol-3-phosphate dehydrogenase; protein product: METKDLIVIGGGINGAGIAVDAAGRGLSVLMLEANDLACATSSASSKLIHGGLRYLEHYEFRLVSEALAEREVLLKMAPHLAIPMRFRLPHRPHLRPAWMIRIGLFMYDHLGKRTSLPGSKGLRFGSESVLKPEIVRGFEYSDCWVDDARLVLANAQMVEKKGGEVKTRTRATSARRENGLWIVEAEDIDTGEKFSWKARGLVNATGPWVKQFFDDGMHLPSPYGIRLIKGSHIVVPRVHTQKQAYILQNEDKRIVFVIPWMDEFSIIGTTDVEYKGDPKNVEIDESEVSYLLNVYNAHFKKQLSRDDVVWTYSGVRPLCDDESDSPQAITRDYTLDIHDVDGQAPLLSVFGGKLTTYRKLAEHALEKLAPYYKGIGPAWTKGAVLPGGDIGDNRDDYAAKLRRRFPFITEGMARHYARTYGSNTELFLADAKDIADLGEHFGHELYEAELRYLVEHEWVRRLDDAIWRRTKEGMWLNAEQQSRVAQWLLQNAGKRELSLAS
- the glgP gene encoding glycogen phosphorylase yields the protein MNAPFSYSSPTLSVEALKHSIAYKLMFTIGKDPVIANKHEWLNATLFAVRDRLVERWLRSNRAQLSQETRQVYYLSMEFLIGRTLSNALLSLGIYDDVKTALEEMGLDLEELIDEENDPGLGNGGLGRLAACFLDSLATLALPGRGYGIRYDYGMFKQNIVDGRQKESPDYWLEYGNPWEFKRHNTRYKVRFGGRIQQEGKKSRWVETEEILAVAYDQIIPGYDTDATNTLRLWSAQASSEINLGKFNQGDYFAAVEDKNHSENVSRVLYPDDSTYSGRELRLRQEYFLVSSTIQDILSRHHQLHKTYANLAEKTAIHLNDTHPVLSIPELMRLLIDEHKFSWDDAFEVTCQVFSYTNHTLMSEALETWPVDMLGKILPRHLQIIFEINDYFLKTLQEQYPNDTGLLSRASIIDESNGRRVRMAWLAVVISHKVNGVSELHSNLMVQSLFADFAKIFPTRFCNVTNGVTPRRWLALANQPLSEVLDENIGRTWRTDLSQLSELEQHIDFPTVNKAVREAKLLNKKRLAVWLAMHLNVVANPKALFDVQIKRIHEYKRQLMNVLHVITHYNRIKADPTAEWVPRVKIFAGKAASAYYMAKHIIHLINDVAKVVNQDPDIGDKLKVVFIPNYSVSLAQMIIPAADLSEQISTAGTEASGTSNMKFALNGALTIGTLDGANVEMLEHVGEENIFIFGNTTEEVEALRRKGYSPRQYYEEDEELRQVLTQIATGVFSPDEPSRYRDLVDSLINFGDHYQVLADYRSYVDCQDRVDELYRQQEKWTSVAMHNIANMGYFSSDRTIKEYAETIWHIDPVRL
- the glgA gene encoding glycogen synthase GlgA, producing MQVLHVCSEMFPLLKTGGLADVLGALPAAQIAGGVDTRVLLPAFPDIRRGIPDAKVVTRRETFAGRITLLFGHYNGVGIYLIDAPHLYDRPGSPYHDTNLFAYTDNVLRFALLGWVGAEMATGLDPFWRPDVVHAHDWHAGLAPAYLAARGHPAKSVFTVHNLAYQGMYYAHHMSEIDLPLSFYNMHGLEFNGQISFLKAGLYYADHITAVSPTYAREITQPEFGYGMEGLLQQRHREGRLSGILNGVDEQIWSPETDLLLAARYGRDSVEDKAENKRQLQIAMGLKVNDKVPLFAVVSRLTSQKGLDLVLEALPGLLEQGGQLALLGAGDPVLQEGFLAAAAEHPGQVGVQIGYHEAFSHRIMGGADVILVPSRFEPCGLTQLYGLKYGTLPLVRRTGGLADTVSDSSLENLADGIASGFVFEDSNAWSLLRAIRRAFVLWSRPSLWRYVQRQAMSMDFSWHVAAQSYRDLYQRLM
- the glgC gene encoding glucose-1-phosphate adenylyltransferase, whose protein sequence is MVRLEKNDPLMLARQLPLKTVALILAGGRGTRLKDLTIKRAKPAVHFGGKFRIIDFALSNCLNSGIRRIGVITQYQSHTLVQHIQRGWSFFSEEMNEFVDLLPAQQRVHGENWYRGTADAVTQNLDIIRRYSAEYIVILAGDHIYKQDYSHMLIDHVEKGARCTVACLPVPVAEATAFGVMHVDADDKIIDFVEKPANPPTMPGDDTKSLASMGIYVFDADYLYELLEEDDKDENSSHDFGKDIIPKITKAGMAYAHPFPLSCVQSDPNAEPYWRDVGTLEAYWKANLDLASVTPELDMYDQNWPIRTHMESLPPAKFVQDRSGSHGMTLNSLVSGGCIISGSVVVQSVLFPRVRINSFCNIDSAVLLPDVWVGRSCRLRRCVIDRACVIPEGMVIGENAEEDARRFYRSEEGIVLVTREMLRKLQIKQER
- the glgX gene encoding glycogen debranching protein GlgX, with the protein product MTQLTAGKPEPLGARFDGKGVNFTLFSAHAERVELCVFDGEGNEHRYDLPARTGDTWHGYLAGGRPGMHYGFRVHGPWEPAQGHWFNPAKLLIDPCAHRVDGEFIDDPLFHVGYGEPDHRDSAPVAPKSVVVNDLYDWEDDAPPQTPWGNTVIYEAHVKGLTYLHPSIPKEMRGTYKALGHPTMIAYLKHLGITALELLPVAHFASEPRLQRLGLSNYWGYNPLAMFALEPRYAVHPEKARDEFRDAVKALHAAGIEVILDVVLNHSTESDLDGPTLSMRGIDNRSYYWIRQDGDYENWTGCGNTLNLSHPAVTHFAYECLKYWVETFHVDGFRFDLAPVMGRTPAFSQQAPLFEAIKNCPVLSQVKLIAEPWDIGEGGYQVGNFPPLFAEWNDHYRDAVRRFWLERNLSLGEFAGRFAASSDLFKRDGKRPSATVNLLTAHDGFTLRDCVCFNQKHNEANGEENRDGTNNNHSFNHGIEGLGGSLDVIERRRASVHALLTTLLLSQGTPMLLAGDEHGHSQHGNNNAYCQDNTLTWLDWGEANSGLIHFTAALIHLRQQIPALTADRWWEEGDGNVRWLNKDAQPLSAQEWQHGVPRLQILLSDKWLITLNATDDVAEIVLPEGEWRAVPPFAGADNPVVMAVWHGPAHGVCVFQR
- the glgB gene encoding 1,4-alpha-glucan branching enzyme; translation: MSDRVDRDVINALIAGHFADPFSVLGMHQTEDGLEVRALLPDATEVWVIEPKTGRKVGNLECLDSRGFFSGVMPRRKNPFRYQLAVLWHGQQNLIDDPYSFGPLLKEMDAWLLSEGTHLRPYETLGAHADTMDGITGTRFSVWAPNAQRVSVVGQFNYWDGRRHPMRLRRESGIWELFIPGAHPGQLYKFEMIDAHGKLRIKADPYAFEAQMRPDTASLICGLPEKVVQTEERKQANRFDAPISVYEVHLGSWRRHTDNNFWLSYRELADQLVPYAKWMGFTHLELLPVNEHPFDGSWGYQPTGLYAPTRRFGTRDDFRYFIDAAHAAGLNVILDWVPGHFPSDDFALAEFDGTKLFEHSDPREGYHQDWNTLIYNYGRREVANYLVGNALYWIERFGIDALRVDAVASMIYRDYSRKEGEWIPNEFGGRENLEAIEFLRNTNRIIGEQVDGAVTMAEESTDFAGVSRPPSSGGLGFWYKWNLGWMHDTLDYMKLDPVHRKYHHDKLTFGMLYNYTENFMLPLSHDEVVHGKKSILDRMPGDAWQKFANLRAYYGWMFAFPGKKLLFMGNEFAQGREWNHDASLDWHLLEGGDNWHHGVQRLVRDLNLTYRHHKALHELDFDPYGFEWLVVDDHERSVFVFVRRDKAGNEIIVASNFTPVPREHYRFGINQPGKWREILNTDSMHYHGSNAGNGGLVQSDAIESHGRPNSLSLTLPPLGTIWLMREGE